From one Triticum urartu cultivar G1812 chromosome 3, Tu2.1, whole genome shotgun sequence genomic stretch:
- the LOC125542213 gene encoding phosphoenolpyruvate carboxylase 4-like: MYSLKSNFRFPGQWLATLANEILIKDSESTSEEKKANPWTKTGPENNLKRPPRMGMPAQLPSGADLPSLTECSDSESQFRIVKLPCNPKHQGIQIPTERSEEIHSPVQSPGRRPASSHMSRTPSGSQLRKMLFTESKIGRSSFRKLLEPSLSDKPGITPYRIVLGNVKEKMMKTRRRLEHLLEDLPCDSDPAEYYETPDQLLEPLLLCYDSLQSCGSSILADGRLADLIRRVATFGMVLMKLDVRQESGRHTEALDAITSYLDLGVYSEWDEEKKLDFLTRELKGKRPLVPPYIVVNADVKEVLDTFRVAAELGSDSLGAYVISMASNASDVLAVELLQKDARLTVSGDLGRECPGGTLRVVPLFETVKDLREAGSAIRKLLAIDWYREHIIKNHNGHQEVMVGYSDSGKDAGRFTAAWELYKAQEDVVAACNEHGIKVTLFHGRGGSIGRGGGPTYLAIQSQPPGSVMGTLRSTEQGEMVQAKFGLPQTAVRQLEIYTTAVLLATLRPPQPPRDPNWRHVMEEISRASCAHYRRTVYEDPAFVTYFQEATPQAELGYLNIGSRPAKRKAAITAAGGIASLRAIPWVFAWTQTRLALPAWLGVGTGLQDARDKGRTEDLRAMYEEWPFFQSTLDLIEMVVAKADAPMAKHYDDVLVLSPERRALGEELRRELARAGSCVLAVSGHTKLSANNRSLRRLIESRLPYLNPMNMLQVEVLRRLRRDDDNHKLRDVLLITINGIAAGMRNTG, translated from the exons ATGTATTCATTGAAATCAAATTTCAGGTTCCCAGGGCAGTGG CTTGCAACCTTAGCCAATGAAATCTTGATCAAAG ACTCGGAGTCGACATCCGAAGAGAAGAAGGCCAATCCTTGGACCAAAACAGGACCAGAAAACAACTTAAAACGGCCGCCTAGGATGGGGATGCCTGCTCAGCTTCCTTCTGGTGCTGATCTTCCATCATTGACAG AATGCAGTGATAGCGAATCTCAATTCAGAATAGTAAAACTTCCATGCAACCCGAAACATCAG GGAATCCAAATTCCAACAGAAAGAAGTGAGGAGATTCACAGTCCAGTGCAGTCTCCTGGTCGTCGTCCAGCATCATCACATATGAGTCGAACTCCCAGTGGTAGTCAACTAAGGAAAATGTTGTTCACAGAATCTAAGATAGGCCGGTCAAGCTTCCGAAAGCTTCTAGAGCCAAGCCTATCAGATAAACCAGGAATTACGCCATACAGGATTGTCCTTGGTAATGTGAAAGAAAAG ATGATGAAGACACGAAGACGGCTTGAGCATCTTCTTGAGGATCTACCATGTGACTCTGATCCTGCAGAATATTATGAAACACCGGATCAACTTTTAGAGCCGTTGCTCTTGTGCTACGACTCACTG CAATCATGTGGATCTAGCATTCTTGCCGATGGCCGGCTGGCCGATCTGATACGGAGGGTTGCAACCTTTGGTATGGTGCTAATGAAGCTCGATGTCCGCCAG GAATCGGGCCGGCACACAGAAGCGCTTGATGCCATTACGTCTTACTTGGATCTTGGCGTTTATAGTGAGTGGGATGAGGAAAAGAAGCTGGATTTCTTGACTAGGGAGCTGAAAGGGAAGCGCCCTCTAGTTCCCCCATACATAGTG GTTAATGCTGATGTGAAAGAAGTTCTCGACACCTTCCGCGTTGCTGCAGAACTCGGGAGCGACTCGCTTGGAGCATATGTGATTTCAATGGCCTCCAAT GCCAGTGATGTCCTCGCTGTCGAGTTGTTGCAGAAGGACGCGAGGCTAACAGTTAGTGGGGATCTCGGAAGGGAATGTCCCGGTGGAAC GTTAAGAGTTGTTCCCTTGTTCGAGACGGTGAAGGATCTTCGAGAAGCAGGTTCGGCGATCAGGAAGTTGCTGGCCATTGACTGGTACAGGGAGCATATCATCAAGAACCACAACGGCCACCAAGAG GTCATGGTGGGCTACTCTGATTCTGGCAAGGACGCCGGCCGTTTCACGGCGGCGTGGGAGCTGTACAAGGCGCAGGAGGACGTAGTGGCGGCGTGCAACGAGCACGGCATCAAGGTGACGCTCTTCCACGGCCGCGGCGGGAGCATCGGGCGCGGCGGTGGGCCGACGTACCTGGCCATCCAGTCGCAGCCCCCCGGCTCGGTGATGGGGACGCTGCGGTCGACAGAGCAGGGCGAGATGGTCCAGGCCAAGTTCGGGCTGCCGCAGACGGCAGTGCGGCAGCTGGAGATCTACACGACGGCGGTGCTGCTGGCCACCCTGCGGCCACCGCAGCCGCCGCGGGACCCCAACTGGCGGCACGTCATGGAGGAGATCTCCCGCGCAAGCTGCGCGCACTACCGGCGCACCGTGTACGAGGACCCGGCCTTCGTCACCTACTTCCAGGAGGCGACGCCGCAGGCGGAGCTGGGCTACCTCAACATCGGCAGCCGCCCGGCAAAGCGCAAGGCGGCGATCACGGCCGCCGGCGGCATCGCCAGCCTGCGCGCCATCCCGTGGGTATTCGCGTGGACGCAGACGCGGCTGGCGCTGCCGGCGTGGCTGGGCGTCGGCACGGGGCTCCAGGACGCGCGCGACAAGGGCCGCACCGAGGACCTCCGGGCCATGTACGAGGAGTGGCCCTTCTTCCAGTCCACGCTCGACCTCATCGAGATGGTGGTGGCCAAGGCCGACGCGCCCATGGCCAAGCACTACGACGACGTGCTCGTGCTGTCGCCGGAGCGGCGCGCGCTCGGGGAGGAGCTGCGGCGGGAGTTGGCCAGGGCGGGGAGCTGTGTGCTGGCCGTCAGCGGGCACACCAAGCTGTCGGCCAACAACCGGAGCCTGAGGAGGCTGATCGAGAGCCGGCTGCCGTACCTCAACCCCATGAACATGCTGCAGGTGGAGGTGCTGCGCCGGCTGCGCCGAGACGACGACAACCACAAGCTCCGTGACGTGCTGCTCATCACCATCAACGGCATCGCCGCGGGGATGCGCAACACCGGCTGA
- the LOC125547458 gene encoding MLO-like protein 1: MLRVLESDFKVVVGISWYLWVFVVIFMLLNINGWNTYFWIAFLPLILLLAAGTKLEHVIAQLARDVAEKHSALEDDLIVKPSDDHFWFGRPRIVLFLIHFILFQNAFEIAFFFWILTTYGFNSCIMGHVGFIVPRLVIGVIIQLLCSYCTLPLYAVVTQMGSFYKKEIFNKHVQQGVLSWAQKAKMKKALEKSNGTAESTSTVDSAGPSTKIEMMKPATQEGNDDGEIIEWSRVV; this comes from the exons ATGTTGCGGGTTTTGGAGTCTGATTTTAAGGTGGTGGTTGGCATAAG CTGGTACTTGTGGGTTTTCGTGGTGATATTTATGTTGCTGAATATAAACG GCTGGAACACATACTTTTGGATTGCATTCCTTCCCCTTATT CTTCTGTTGGCTGCTGGGACTAAATTAGAGCACGTCATAGCTCAGTTAGCCCGGGATGTCGCTGAGAAGCACTCCGCTCTCGAGGATGATTTGATTGTAAAGCCATCAGATGACCACTTCTGGTTTGGGCGGCCGAGGATTGTCTTATTCCTGATCCACTTTATCCTCTTCCAGAACGCCTTCGAGATTGCATTCTTCTTCTGGATACTG ACCACTTATGGATTCAACTCGTGCATCATGGGGCATGTAGGTTTTATTGTGCCGAGGCTTGTTATTGG GGTCATTATTCAGCTTCTCTGCAGCTACTGCACTCTGCCTCTGTATGCAGTTGTAACACAG ATGGGAAGCTTCTACAAGAAGGAGATCTTTAATAAGCATGTGCAGCAGGGTGTTCTGTCTTGGGCTCAGAAGGCTAAGATGAAGAAGGCATTGGAGAAGAGCAATGGCACAGCAGAATCAACGAGCACTGTTGATTCAGCAGGGCCTTCTACTAAGATTGAAATGATGAAACCAGCAACGCAGGAAGGCAATGATGACGGTGAAATCATAGAATGGAGCCGTGTTGTCTAG